The Providencia sp. PROV188 genome includes a region encoding these proteins:
- a CDS encoding sulfite exporter TauE/SafE family protein produces the protein MIVTELAIGALIGLIISTTGVGGGVIVLPILTYFFGLNALAAVATANFLSMLMKVSSSYMHFRLGNIPLKGALIVLAIMLPSTFLSSLFVTWLGSIPAYENQVEWGINLLVSAAIIFSLYLFIQRMFFANPRKKVAVKENQLKAMAIPAVLAGIVLGATGVGGGVVVLPMLLRYMDLNIKQAIGTSIVVTTVLSGSSALAYAQDGHTDLKLALILCVGALLVMPLAKYLLVKLSERTFQYITLLLILCSAVMMTWKVIMP, from the coding sequence ATGATTGTCACAGAGTTAGCCATCGGCGCACTGATTGGCTTGATTATAAGCACAACCGGTGTGGGCGGTGGTGTGATTGTTTTACCCATACTGACTTATTTTTTTGGGCTTAACGCCTTAGCCGCAGTGGCAACGGCCAACTTTCTCTCTATGTTGATGAAGGTCTCTTCGTCATACATGCATTTTCGGCTAGGCAATATTCCCTTAAAAGGAGCGCTGATTGTCTTGGCGATTATGTTGCCAAGTACGTTTTTATCCAGCTTGTTTGTGACGTGGCTAGGCAGTATCCCTGCTTATGAAAACCAGGTGGAGTGGGGCATTAATCTGTTGGTCTCCGCCGCCATTATTTTTTCATTGTATTTATTTATTCAACGGATGTTTTTTGCTAATCCGCGTAAAAAAGTTGCCGTGAAAGAAAACCAATTGAAAGCGATGGCGATCCCGGCGGTATTGGCGGGAATTGTATTAGGCGCAACTGGGGTTGGCGGCGGAGTGGTCGTTCTACCCATGTTATTGCGTTATATGGATTTAAATATTAAGCAAGCCATTGGCACATCAATTGTGGTGACGACGGTGTTATCAGGCTCTTCGGCGCTGGCTTATGCGCAAGATGGTCACACGGATTTAAAACTGGCATTAATTTTATGTGTAGGGGCACTGTTAGTGATGCCGCTAGCGAAATATTTGCTGGTGAAATTATCTGAGCGAACTTTCCAATATATTACGTTATTGCTGATTTTATGCAGTGCGGTGATGATGACATGGAAAGTGATTATGCCATAA
- a CDS encoding MFS transporter, which produces MQPKSFDDIQFSSVHRRIMLWGSGGPFLDGYVLVLIGVALEQLTPVLNLSNEWIGLLGAATLAGLFIGTSLFGYICDQVGRRKMFLIDIVAIGAISVATMFVSTPLQLLLMRFLIGIVIGADYPIATSMITEFSNTKQRAFAVGFIAAMWYVGATCANLVGYALYDVEDGWRWMLGSAVIPCIVILIGRFDLPESPLWLIRKGRHQECQKMMTKLFGQPVVFEAEEQKKTRFIDIFTKRHFSFVLFTAAIWTCQVIPMFAIYTFGPQIVGELGWDQGKNAALGNVVISLFFMLGCLPAMYWLNKMGRRPLLIGSFAIMTCALAILGLFSNLGICLVIIMFGIYAFFSGGPGILQWLYPNELFPTDIRASAVGVIMSISRIGTIFSTWALPVFIHEYGISHVVLMGAGVSLVGLVVSILFAPETKGLTLAQTSKMSIMKRK; this is translated from the coding sequence ATGCAACCTAAAAGCTTTGATGACATCCAGTTTTCCTCAGTCCACCGCCGCATTATGTTGTGGGGCAGCGGTGGGCCTTTTCTTGACGGTTACGTATTAGTCCTCATTGGCGTTGCCTTAGAGCAACTCACTCCAGTGCTTAATTTAAGTAATGAGTGGATTGGTTTACTCGGTGCGGCCACGTTAGCGGGGCTGTTTATCGGTACCTCTTTATTTGGTTATATCTGCGACCAAGTCGGTCGCCGTAAAATGTTCCTGATTGATATTGTGGCTATTGGGGCAATCTCCGTCGCCACTATGTTTGTTTCAACGCCTTTGCAGCTTCTATTAATGCGCTTTTTAATAGGCATAGTCATCGGGGCTGACTACCCGATAGCCACGTCGATGATCACCGAATTTTCCAATACTAAACAGCGTGCTTTTGCTGTCGGGTTTATTGCCGCGATGTGGTACGTCGGTGCCACTTGCGCCAACCTTGTGGGCTATGCTTTATACGATGTTGAAGATGGCTGGCGCTGGATGCTTGGGAGCGCCGTAATTCCCTGCATCGTGATTTTGATTGGTCGTTTTGATTTACCTGAGTCGCCACTTTGGCTGATCCGCAAAGGTCGGCATCAAGAATGCCAAAAGATGATGACCAAATTATTCGGTCAGCCCGTGGTATTTGAGGCCGAAGAGCAAAAGAAAACCCGCTTTATTGATATTTTTACCAAGCGGCACTTCTCTTTTGTCTTATTCACCGCAGCGATTTGGACTTGCCAAGTGATCCCCATGTTTGCCATTTACACATTTGGCCCGCAAATTGTCGGGGAACTTGGTTGGGATCAAGGGAAAAATGCCGCACTCGGTAATGTCGTCATTAGCCTATTCTTTATGCTCGGCTGCTTACCTGCAATGTACTGGCTCAACAAAATGGGCAGAAGACCTTTACTAATTGGCAGCTTTGCAATTATGACCTGCGCTTTGGCAATCCTTGGCTTATTCTCCAACTTGGGGATCTGCTTGGTAATCATTATGTTCGGTATTTACGCTTTCTTTTCTGGTGGTCCAGGGATATTACAATGGCTGTATCCGAACGAGCTTTTTCCGACCGATATTCGTGCTTCCGCTGTTGGCGTGATTATGTCTATAAGCCGCATCGGAACCATTTTTTCAACATGGGCACTGCCTGTCTTTATTCACGAATATGGCATTAGCCATGTGGTGCTCATGGGGGCTGGCGTTTCGTTAGTCGGCTTAGTGGTTTCCATCCTGTTTGCGCCAGAAACTAAAGGATTAACCTTAGCGCAAACCTCCAAGATGAGCATAATGAAAAGAAAATAG
- the fixX gene encoding ferredoxin-like protein FixX, with translation MSAPVNVDVKLGINKFNVDEEIPHIVIKEQPDMAVLETLTKACPAGLYKKQDDGSVRFDYAGCLECGTCRILGLGSALEKWEYPRGTFGIEFRYG, from the coding sequence ATGAGTGCTCCCGTAAATGTTGATGTCAAACTCGGTATTAACAAATTTAATGTCGATGAAGAGATCCCCCATATCGTTATCAAAGAGCAACCTGATATGGCGGTACTCGAAACATTAACCAAAGCCTGCCCAGCAGGTTTGTATAAAAAACAAGATGATGGCTCGGTGCGTTTTGATTATGCCGGCTGTCTTGAATGTGGGACATGCCGCATTCTGGGTCTCGGTAGCGCACTGGAAAAATGGGAATATCCACGCGGTACCTTCGGTATTGAGTTTCGATACGGCTGA
- the fixC gene encoding FAD-dependent oxidoreductase FixC has translation MSDDIFDAIIVGAGLAGSVAALVLAREGAQVLLIERGNYAGGKNVTGGRMYAHSLERIIPGFTKEAPIERMITHEKLSFMTETGAMTVDYQNGDPQKPEETSWSILRGKLDPWLAEQAENAGAQCITGIRVDKLVERDGKVVGVEADGDVLEAKVVILADGVNSLLAEQLGMTKRVSAEHVAVGVKELIELPKDVLQNRFNLQGNEGVAWLFAGSPTDGLMGGGFLYTNEDTISLGLVCGLHHIKDAKKSVPQMLEDFKQHPAVAPLIEGGKMIEYAAHVVPEAGLKMQSELVRDGVLVAGDAAGMCMNLGFTIRGMDLAVASGEAAAQAVLSAMKKEDFSKQGLSEYLTLLEQGPLRDMKAYQRMPEFLDNPRMFTAYPEMALGIAKKLFTISDEAPVPLRKTMLQHAKKVGFMNLIKDGIKGVRAI, from the coding sequence ATGTCCGATGATATTTTTGATGCAATCATAGTAGGAGCTGGTCTGGCTGGCTCAGTTGCTGCACTGGTACTTGCCCGTGAAGGTGCTCAAGTTCTCCTAATTGAAAGAGGAAACTATGCGGGCGGCAAGAACGTAACAGGTGGGCGCATGTATGCTCACAGTTTAGAGCGGATCATCCCTGGGTTTACCAAAGAAGCGCCTATTGAGCGCATGATCACCCACGAAAAGCTCTCTTTTATGACCGAAACCGGTGCAATGACGGTGGATTACCAAAATGGTGACCCACAAAAACCCGAAGAAACCTCATGGTCCATCCTGCGTGGAAAACTGGATCCATGGTTAGCTGAACAAGCTGAAAATGCAGGTGCACAATGCATCACTGGGATCCGCGTTGATAAGCTGGTTGAACGTGATGGCAAAGTCGTTGGTGTCGAAGCTGACGGTGATGTACTCGAAGCCAAAGTGGTGATCCTCGCTGACGGTGTAAATTCCCTTCTAGCAGAACAATTGGGCATGACAAAACGCGTCAGTGCCGAGCATGTCGCTGTCGGCGTCAAAGAGCTGATTGAGCTACCAAAAGACGTTTTACAAAACCGCTTTAACCTTCAAGGTAACGAAGGTGTTGCGTGGCTATTTGCAGGCTCGCCAACCGATGGTTTGATGGGCGGTGGTTTCCTTTACACCAACGAAGATACGATTTCGTTAGGGCTGGTCTGTGGTCTACACCACATCAAAGACGCCAAAAAATCCGTTCCACAAATGCTCGAAGATTTTAAACAGCACCCTGCTGTCGCACCATTAATTGAAGGCGGAAAAATGATTGAATACGCCGCCCATGTGGTGCCTGAAGCTGGTTTAAAAATGCAATCTGAACTGGTTCGAGATGGTGTTCTTGTTGCTGGCGATGCCGCAGGTATGTGCATGAACTTAGGCTTTACAATTCGCGGTATGGACTTAGCCGTCGCTTCAGGTGAAGCCGCAGCTCAAGCCGTACTCAGCGCAATGAAAAAAGAGGACTTTAGCAAGCAAGGCCTAAGCGAATACCTCACTTTGCTGGAACAAGGTCCATTGCGCGATATGAAAGCCTACCAAAGAATGCCTGAATTCTTAGATAACCCGCGCATGTTCACCGCATACCCGGAGATGGCACTTGGTATTGCCAAAAAACTGTTCACCATCTCAGATGAAGCCCCTGTGCCTCTGCGCAAAACCATGCTGCAACATGCGAAAAAAGTCGGCTTTATGAATCTAATTAAAGACGGAATTAAAGGAGTGAGAGCGATATGA
- a CDS encoding FAD-binding protein: protein MSKLSTVWVLSDMTSRLPELIGGAQTLGEHVNVLALDDAQTTQAFQLGANQVIQLSGKPDDRIIEDYADTVVDVIKQHGDTGLLLLPNTRRGKLLAARLGARLQAAVSNDATTVVIEDNKPVIKHMVYGGLAFGSETLSSSFSIATVATGTFDSASSNASLSGTAQVAQWIKPKQSVVRTSVQQKAGNSVELDKARLVVSVGRGIGSQENIAIAKALADSIGAEIACSRPVAENEKWMEHERYVGISNLMIKPELYLAVGISGQIQHMVGANGAQTIVAINKDKNAPIFQFADYGIVGDLFKILPALTQQLAK, encoded by the coding sequence ATGAGCAAATTATCAACCGTTTGGGTACTGAGTGACATGACTTCTCGCTTACCTGAACTGATCGGCGGCGCGCAGACTCTTGGTGAACATGTCAACGTTCTCGCATTGGATGACGCGCAAACCACTCAAGCTTTTCAACTCGGTGCGAACCAAGTTATTCAATTATCCGGCAAACCTGATGACCGCATTATCGAAGATTATGCAGATACCGTCGTCGATGTGATCAAGCAACATGGTGATACCGGACTGCTGTTATTGCCAAATACACGCCGTGGAAAACTATTGGCGGCACGTTTAGGCGCAAGACTGCAAGCCGCTGTATCGAATGATGCTACCACTGTCGTCATCGAAGATAACAAGCCAGTTATCAAACACATGGTCTATGGCGGTTTGGCGTTCGGCAGTGAAACATTAAGCAGCTCATTTTCCATCGCCACAGTGGCGACTGGGACTTTTGATTCCGCATCAAGTAATGCATCACTTAGCGGCACAGCCCAAGTTGCACAATGGATTAAACCGAAACAATCTGTTGTACGTACCTCGGTTCAGCAAAAAGCGGGTAACTCCGTTGAGTTAGACAAAGCGCGCCTTGTGGTCAGTGTGGGTCGAGGTATCGGTAGCCAAGAAAATATTGCCATTGCTAAAGCATTAGCGGATTCCATTGGTGCTGAAATTGCGTGTTCGCGCCCTGTGGCTGAAAACGAAAAATGGATGGAGCATGAACGCTATGTGGGTATTTCCAACCTGATGATCAAACCTGAACTGTATCTGGCAGTCGGTATTTCAGGGCAGATACAACACATGGTTGGCGCCAATGGCGCTCAAACAATTGTTGCCATCAACAAAGACAAAAATGCCCCTATCTTCCAATTTGCAGACTACGGAATTGTTGGGGATCTCTTTAAAATTCTTCCAGCATTGACTCAGCAACTGGCCAAATAA
- the fixA gene encoding putative electron transfer flavoprotein FixA, which yields MNIITCYKSVPDEQDIVVNSSDGSLDFSRADTKISQYDLNAIEAANQIKAQQPESKVIALSIGGKALTNMKGRKDVLSRGPDELVVVVEDQFEYALPHQSAIALSAAAKKVGFDLILCGDGSADLNAQQVSILMGEELQVPAINGVKKILSIAPDTIVVERELEDEIETLSIPLPAVIAVTSDINVPVIPSMKAILGAAKKPVQAWTAADIGLGDVAALSAQSIAAPKQKVRQRIIIEGDGDDQVAQFAEHLRKIIK from the coding sequence ATGAATATTATTACATGCTACAAATCTGTTCCTGATGAACAAGATATTGTTGTTAATAGCTCAGATGGCTCTTTAGATTTTTCTCGCGCTGACACTAAAATTAGTCAATATGATTTAAATGCCATTGAAGCTGCGAATCAAATAAAAGCGCAGCAACCAGAAAGCAAAGTTATTGCGTTAAGTATTGGTGGCAAAGCACTGACCAACATGAAAGGTCGTAAAGACGTTTTATCCCGTGGTCCCGATGAATTAGTCGTGGTGGTTGAAGACCAATTCGAATATGCCCTGCCGCATCAAAGCGCGATTGCCCTTAGTGCTGCCGCCAAAAAAGTGGGCTTTGATTTGATTCTGTGCGGTGATGGCTCTGCTGACCTCAACGCCCAGCAAGTCAGTATTTTAATGGGAGAGGAGCTGCAAGTTCCTGCCATTAACGGGGTCAAAAAAATCCTCTCTATTGCACCAGATACCATTGTTGTTGAACGTGAACTCGAAGACGAAATCGAAACGTTATCCATTCCACTGCCTGCGGTTATTGCTGTGACTTCAGACATTAACGTCCCTGTTATTCCATCGATGAAAGCCATTTTAGGTGCGGCGAAAAAACCTGTTCAAGCATGGACGGCTGCTGATATCGGTCTTGGTGATGTGGCGGCGTTATCGGCTCAATCGATTGCTGCACCAAAACAAAAAGTTCGTCAGCGCATCATTATTGAAGGCGATGGCGATGATCAAGTTGCACAGTTCGCTGAACATTTAAGAAAAATCATTAAATAA
- the caiT gene encoding L-carnitine/gamma-butyrobetaine antiporter, with protein MSKENKKVGIEPKVFFPPLIIVGLLCWLTVRDLDASNEVINQVFSYVTNVWGWAFEWYMVIMFGGWFWLIFGPYAKKRLGDEKPEFSRAGWIFMMFASCTSAAVLFWGSIEIYYYISSPPFDFAPYSNEAKSIGLAYSLFHWGPLPWATYSFLSVAFAYFFFVRKMDVIRPSSTLAPLVGEKRANGWFGTIIDNFYLVALILAMGTSLGLATPLVTECIQYLFGIPHTLQLDAIIIFCWIILNAVCVAFGLQKGVKAASDVRSYLSFLMLGWVLIVSGASFIANYFTDSVGVLLMYMPRMLFYTDAVGKGGFPQGWTVFYWAWWVIYAIQMCIFLARISKGRTVRELCLGMVAGLTAGTTLIWTILGSNTLQLIDKNVINIPKLIEEFGVARAIIETWAALPLSTVTIWGFFILCFIATVTLINACSYTLAMSTCRAVKDGEEPPLLVRIGWSVLVGVIGIVLLALGGLKPIQTAIIAGGCPLFFVNIMVTLSFIKDARVHWKND; from the coding sequence ATGAGCAAAGAAAATAAAAAGGTCGGAATAGAACCGAAAGTTTTTTTCCCACCATTAATTATTGTCGGGTTACTGTGCTGGTTAACAGTACGTGACCTCGATGCATCAAACGAAGTGATTAACCAAGTCTTTAGCTATGTCACCAATGTCTGGGGATGGGCATTTGAATGGTATATGGTCATTATGTTTGGTGGTTGGTTTTGGTTAATTTTCGGACCTTATGCGAAGAAACGTTTAGGGGATGAAAAGCCAGAATTTAGCCGAGCTGGCTGGATTTTTATGATGTTCGCATCTTGTACTTCAGCCGCGGTGCTGTTCTGGGGATCGATTGAAATTTATTACTATATTTCATCGCCGCCGTTTGATTTTGCACCTTATTCTAATGAAGCTAAAAGTATCGGATTAGCTTACAGCTTGTTCCATTGGGGACCGCTGCCGTGGGCAACTTACAGCTTCCTCTCTGTTGCTTTCGCTTACTTTTTCTTTGTTCGTAAAATGGATGTGATCCGCCCAAGTAGTACGCTGGCTCCGCTGGTGGGTGAGAAGCGTGCCAATGGCTGGTTTGGTACCATTATCGACAACTTCTATTTGGTTGCATTGATTTTAGCGATGGGAACCAGCTTGGGTCTGGCAACACCGCTGGTGACTGAATGTATTCAATATCTGTTTGGTATTCCACATACCTTGCAGCTTGATGCGATCATTATCTTCTGCTGGATCATCCTCAATGCGGTGTGTGTAGCATTTGGTCTGCAAAAAGGGGTGAAAGCCGCCAGTGATGTACGCAGCTATTTAAGTTTCTTAATGCTTGGATGGGTGCTTATTGTCAGTGGTGCGAGCTTTATCGCCAACTATTTTACAGACTCTGTCGGCGTATTATTAATGTATATGCCACGCATGCTGTTCTATACCGATGCAGTTGGCAAAGGTGGATTCCCTCAAGGTTGGACCGTGTTTTACTGGGCTTGGTGGGTTATCTACGCGATTCAAATGTGTATTTTCCTCGCACGTATTTCCAAAGGACGTACTGTTCGTGAACTGTGTTTAGGTATGGTTGCGGGCTTAACCGCAGGTACTACCTTAATTTGGACCATTCTCGGCAGTAACACGCTCCAACTGATTGATAAAAATGTCATTAACATTCCTAAGTTGATTGAAGAGTTCGGTGTTGCACGAGCCATCATTGAAACTTGGGCCGCTTTACCTTTGAGCACTGTAACAATTTGGGGCTTCTTCATCCTCTGCTTTATCGCCACTGTCACACTGATTAACGCCTGTTCATACACTCTCGCTATGTCGACTTGTCGCGCAGTGAAAGATGGAGAGGAGCCACCGTTATTAGTGCGTATTGGTTGGTCTGTACTTGTCGGCGTGATTGGCATTGTCTTACTGGCATTAGGCGGATTGAAACCCATTCAAACGGCGATTATTGCCGGAGGATGCCCACTTTTTTTCGTGAACATCATGGTAACGCTCTCCTTTATTAAAGATGCAAGAGTGCATTGGAAAAACGATTAA
- the caiA gene encoding crotonobetainyl-CoA dehydrogenase, translated as MDFRLNDEQELFVAGIRELMASENWESYFAECDRESKYPERFVKALADMEIDNLLIPEEHGGLNAGFITVAAVWMELGRLGAPTYVLYQLPGGFNTVLREGTQEQIDKIMAFRGTGKQMWNSAITEPGAGSDVGSLQTTYTRRNGKVYLNGSKCFITSSAYTPYIVVMSRDADSPDKPVFTEWFLDMSKPGIKVNKLEKLGLRMDSCCEITFDNVELDEKDMFGREGNGFNRVKEEFDHERFLVALTNYGTAMCAFEDAARYANQRVQFGEAIGRYQLIQEKFAHMAIKLNSMRNMLYETAWKSDNGLITSGDAAMCKYFCANAAFAVVDSAMQVLGGVGIAGEHRIARFWRDLRVDRVSGGSDEMQILTLGRSVLKQYR; from the coding sequence ATGGATTTTAGATTGAATGATGAGCAGGAACTGTTTGTCGCAGGGATCCGTGAACTGATGGCAAGTGAGAACTGGGAAAGCTATTTCGCTGAATGTGACCGTGAAAGCAAATACCCAGAGCGTTTTGTAAAAGCCTTAGCGGATATGGAAATTGATAACCTACTGATCCCTGAAGAGCACGGTGGCTTAAATGCAGGTTTTATTACGGTTGCTGCGGTATGGATGGAATTAGGTCGCTTGGGTGCTCCTACTTATGTTCTGTACCAATTACCGGGTGGTTTTAATACGGTTCTGCGTGAAGGTACTCAAGAGCAAATCGACAAAATCATGGCGTTCCGTGGTACGGGTAAACAGATGTGGAACTCCGCTATTACTGAACCGGGTGCAGGTTCTGACGTTGGTAGTTTACAAACGACATACACTCGCCGTAATGGAAAAGTGTACTTAAACGGTAGCAAATGCTTTATCACCAGTAGTGCGTACACACCATACATCGTGGTGATGAGCCGCGATGCGGATTCACCGGATAAACCTGTTTTCACTGAGTGGTTTTTAGATATGAGCAAGCCGGGTATCAAGGTGAACAAACTTGAAAAACTGGGTCTGCGCATGGATAGCTGCTGCGAAATTACGTTTGACAACGTTGAGCTTGATGAAAAAGACATGTTTGGTCGTGAAGGCAACGGCTTTAACCGTGTGAAAGAAGAGTTTGATCATGAGCGCTTCTTAGTGGCATTGACCAACTACGGTACAGCAATGTGTGCGTTTGAAGATGCGGCGCGCTATGCCAACCAACGTGTTCAATTTGGTGAAGCCATCGGTCGTTATCAATTAATTCAAGAAAAATTTGCACATATGGCGATCAAGCTCAATTCGATGCGCAACATGTTATATGAAACTGCATGGAAGAGTGACAACGGTTTAATCACCTCTGGTGATGCGGCAATGTGTAAATACTTCTGTGCAAACGCAGCATTTGCAGTTGTGGATTCAGCAATGCAAGTCCTCGGTGGTGTGGGTATTGCAGGTGAACACCGTATCGCACGTTTCTGGCGTGACCTGCGCGTGGATCGTGTATCGGGCGGTTCAGATGAAATGCAAATACTGACATTAGGTCGTAGCGTACTGAAACAGTACCGCTAA